A region of Vitis vinifera cultivar Pinot Noir 40024 chromosome 13, ASM3070453v1 DNA encodes the following proteins:
- the LOC100256787 gene encoding putative disease resistance protein RGA3, producing the protein MAEQIPFSLIEKLLMKLGSSIYGEIGLMYGVRNELGKLQDKLSTIKAVLVDAEEQQQRSHAVATWVQRLKDVVYDADDLFDDFATEELRRKTEVQGRCAGQVGDFFSSSNHLAFRFKMGHRIKDIRERLDDIANETSKLNFIPRVISDVPVRNRGRETCSVVEKSHKIVGRDENKREIIELLMQSSTQENLSMVVIVGIGGLGKTTLAQLVYNDQGVVSYFNLKMWVCVSDDFDVKVLVRNIIKSATNRDVENLELDQLQKRLQEKLDGKRYLLVLDDVWNEDKREWGQFITLLPVGANGSKILVTTRSTRVASVIGIDSPYIVEGLKDDESWDLFESLAFKKGEEQMHPNLVAIGKEIVKMCKGVPLVIETLGGMLYFNTQESHWLSIKKNKNLVLLGEKNDILPILRLSYDNLPVHLKQCFAYCALFPKDYIIQKKLLVQLWMAQGYLQPYDENIDLEDVGNQYFEDLLSRSLFQKVENKNTNNIVSCKVHDLMHDLAQSIVKSEIIIVTDDVKIISHRIHHVSLFTKHNEMPKDLMGKSIRTFFNSAGFVDDHDGSITRLLSSLKGLRVMKMRFFLRYKAVSSLGKLSHLRYLDLSNGSFENLPNAITRLKHLQTLKLFYCFGLKELPRNMKKLINLRHLEIDEKNKLSYMPRGLGDLTNLQTLPLFCVGNDSGESRHKRMGRLNELRFLNNLRGQLQIKNLSNARGSEAKEAILEGKQSLECLRLDWEGQEATDESEEDESEEAVLVMESLQPHPNLKELFIICYTGVRFPNWMMNDGLDLLLPNLVKIQITSCNRSKVLPPFAQLPSLKYLVLFDLIAVECMMDYPSSAKPFFPSLKTLQLSLLPNLKGWGMRDVAAEQAPSYPYLEDLLLNNTTVELCLHLISASSSLKSLSIRCINDLISLPEGLQHLSTLQTLKIEHCYGLATLPDWIGSLTSLSNLSIECCPELRSLPEEMRSLRHLHTLEIYRCPYLYERCQKETGEDWPKISHIPEIINRGW; encoded by the coding sequence ATGGCCGAACAAATTCCATTCAGTCTTATTGAGAAGCTTTTGATGAAGCTGGGGTCTTCAATTTACGGAGAAATTGGGTTGATGTATGGTGTCCGAAACGAGCTGGGAAAGCTTCAGGACAAACTGTCCACGATCAAAGCTGTACTTGTTGATGCTGAGGAGCAGCAGCAGAGGAGCCATGCTGTAGCAACTTGGGTGCAGAGGCTTAAAGATGTTGTTTATGATGCTGATGACTTGTTCGATGACTTTGCAACTGAAGAGTTACGGAGAAAAACGGAAGTGCAGGGAAGATGTGCTGGACAAGTAGGTGACTTCTTCTCATCTTCCAATCACCTTGCTTTTCGATTTAAGATGGGTCATAGAATAAAGGATATTAGAGAAAGGCTAGATGATATTGCAAATGAAACCTCCAAGTTAAATTTTATTCCCAGAGTCATATCTGATGTCCCGGTAAGGAATAGGGGGAGGGAGACGTGCTCTGTTGTGGAGAAATCTCATAAAATTGTGGGTagagatgaaaacaaaagggagATAATAGAGTTGTTGATGCAATCAAGTACTCAAGAAAATTTGTCAATGGTTGTGATTGTAGGCATAGGGGGCTTAGGCAAGACCACCCTTGCTCAGTTGGTTTACAACGACCAAGGGGTGGTAAGctattttaatcttaaaatgTGGGTTTGTGTTTCGGATGATTTCGATGTAAAAGTACTGGTTAGAAATATCATAAAGTCTGCAACTAATAGAGATGTGGAAAACTTGGAGTTAGATCAGTTGCAAAAACGTCTTCAAGAAAAGTTAGATGGGAAGAGGTACTTGCTTGTGTTAGATGATGTCTGGAACGAGGACAAAAGGGAATGGGGTCAGTTCATAACCTTATTGCCTGTTGGTGCAAATGGGAGTAAAATCTTGGTGACCACTCGAAGCACAAGAGTTGCATCAGTTATAGGAATTGATTCCCCATATATTGTGGAAGGTCTTAAAGATGATGAGTCTTGGGATTTGTTTGAAAGTCTTGCATTTAAAAAGGGAGAAGAGCAAATGCACCCAAACCTTGTAGCCATAGGAAAAGAAATTGTAAAGATGTGCAAAGGAGTTCCTCTTGTCATCGAGACTTTAGGCGGAATGTTGTACTTCAATACCCAAGAAAGCCATTGGTtgagcattaaaaaaaataaaaatcttgtacttcttggagaaaaaaatgatattttaccGATATTGAGGTTAAGCTATGACAATCTTCCCGTCCATTTGAAACAATGTTTTGCCTATTGTGCATTGTTTCCCAAAGattatataattcaaaaaaaGTTGTTAGTACAACTATGGATGGCACAAGGTTACCTTCAACCATATGATGAGAATATAGATTTAGAGGATGTTGGTAATCAATATTTTGAAGATTTATTGTCAAGGTCATTGTttcaaaaagttgaaaataaaaatacaaataatatagTAAGTTGTAAAGTGCATGACTTAATGCATGATCTTGCACAATCCATTGTAAAGTCTGAGATTATCATTGTAACAGATGATGTGAAGATTATTTCACATAGAATTCATCATGTGTCATTATTTACAAAACACAATGAAATGCCCAAGGATTTAATGGGCAAATCCATCAGGACTTTCTTTAACAGCGCCGGCTTTGTGGATGATCATGATGGTTCTATAACTAGACTCCTTTCAAGCTTAAAAGGTTTGCGGGTAATGAAGATGAGGTTCTTCTTACGATATAAGGCTGTGTCATCTTTAGGAAAACTAAGTCATCTAAGATATCTTGATCTTTCTAATGGGTCGTTTGAAAACCTCCCAAATGCTATTACAAGATTGAAGCATTTACAGACATTGAAGCTTTTCTATTGTTTCGGTCTGAAAGAATTGCcgagaaatatgaaaaaattgatcAACCTAAGGCATCTTGagattgatgaaaaaaataaattaagttatatGCCACGTGGGTTGGGAGATTTGACTAATCTTCAAACCTTGCCATTATTCTGCGTAGGGAATGATAGTGGCGAATCCAGGCACAAGAGAATGGGTAGGTTGAATGAACTGAGATTCCTTAACAATCTCAGAGGACAACTACAAATTAAAAATCTTTCAAATGCGAGAGGCAGTGAAGCTAAGGAAGCCATTTTGGAGGGTAAACAGAGTCTTGAGTGCTTGAGATTAGATTGGGAGGGACAAGAAGCTACCGACGAGAGTGAGGAGGACGAGAGTGAGGAGGCAGTGTTAGTGATGGAAAGCCTGCAACCACATCCAAATCTGAAGGAGCTCTTCATAATTTGTTACACAGGTGTGAGATTCCCAAATTGGATGATGAATGATGGGTTGGATTTGTTGCTCCCAAACCTAGTGAAAATTCAAATAACGTCTTGCAACAGAAGCAAAGTTCTGCCACCTTTTGCACAACTCCCTTCTCTTAAATATCTAGTACTTTTCGATCTAATTGCTGTGGAGTGCATGATGGATTACCCTTCATCAGCAAAGCCATTCTTCCCATCTCTGAAGACACTCCAACTTTCTCTTTTGCCCAATTTGAAGGGATGGGGAATGAGGGATGTAGCAGCAGAGCAAGCTCCTTCATATCCTTATCTTGAGGATCTACTGCTGAACAACACCACTGTGGAGCTAtgcttacatttgatctctgcctcttcttcattgaagtCTCTGTCTATTAGATGCATAAATGATCTGATATCTCTGCCAGAGGGGCTTCAACATCTTTCCACCCTACAAACTCTCAAAATTGAGCATTGCTATGGTTTGGCAACTTTACCAGACTGGATTGGCAGCCTCACATCACTTTCAAACCTTTCCATTGAATGCTGCCCTGAGTTGAGATCACTACCAGAAGAGATGCGATCCCTCCGCCATCTACACACACTTGAAATCTATAGATGTCCATACTTATATGAAAGATGCCAAAAGGAAACTGGTGAAGATTGGCCTAAGATTTCTCATATTCCCGAAATTATCAATCGGGGATGGTGA